The Oryzias latipes chromosome 16, ASM223467v1 genomic sequence GGGCCATTAGGCGCTTAATAAAATGGCGACGACTTGGTTGAAGTGAGCTGCTGGTGGATTCTAGGGCAACTGAGGAGTTGTGGTGCGTCGACTGAAATTAAATTCACTTTGACTTTCCACTTCTTGGAAAGTGTAAAAACTTCATTGAAGAGCTGTTTTTTTACGCAGAATATCCAGAAGAGAGCTGCGTTTTGGTCACTTTTCCTGCGTTTACACTTCAAAAAGAAGCTATGTTGTAGAATAAAATTcttatttgataaataaaacgTAATTTTCATGAATATAACTTTAGTTGCAACTTCAATTCTCTCCTCATTTCACAATCAAAAGATAAGAAACAATGAATTTGACTTCTCAAAATTAGGTTGCTATGGAGTTTCCAAAGCAGACACATTTGTTCTTAGTCTTAATTTGAAGCTATGCTGATGTTCATATCAGTGTTCTTTTAAGAGagcccagtgttcttttaagaGAGCCCCTGAGACTCATCCTCACACTTGATTCACTCCCTCAGGCTACTAATGTCTTGTCATGGAACCGGGTTTCCTAGTATGTAAATGACTGTTGGgcatatttttcaaatgaatggTGTGCTGCAATTATAAAGAATTAAATctcaaaatcataaaataaatcattatgtTAGAATTAAATTTATGATTAGAGTActgtgaggttgttttttacGTAGGTTGTCACAACTTTGACTTTATTTAGCACAGAATAAAATGTTTAGAAAGTGGAAAAACATGTATTAGTATTAAACACAGTTTGTGACCTTTTATAGGTCTTTTACACAttgaaatgtgtaaaaacaatgAGCTATAAGGATGTTAGAAAAGATACACTTTCAGTTCAAtgttgcacatttaaaaaatatatatattttatctaAACGGCAAAGACAAACAGATTTCTAATAGACACATGTTTAGGACAAGTTTGATTACCTAAAGGAATTTTGCTATTTTGATTTGCTATTTTAACCTCTTAGGACCTGGTGTCCACATGCCTGGACTTCATATTTAGGTTACATTACCACAGTggttaattctgcttaactAGGGCCGTGTGTAAAAGAGGCATATCAATCAAGAGCTAAGATTTTCAGAGGTTAAAGTTTTTCTATAAGCTTGCAGACATTTTGTCTCAGACACAAATTCTTGTGTGATAAgtacaaagtaaaacaaaattgctgtggacatttttctttattatggaACATCTAAGATACTTGTTTATAATAAGAATATCAATACATTTTCATTAATAGTGCACTTCACATTTTCAAGAAATTTCAAAGTGCTGGTATTTGCTGGACccaatagttttattttgtctgtttacttatgaatgtttgtgtcattaaagttgtttttctctctctagTCCATATTTAAATTAGTTACTTGTTCTCTACTTTTTGTCTGTCTTCTATTATTAATATGTTATATTATGTAGtattatctttgtttttctgatagcacttctccttttctttcagttttgctGTTTATTGTCCTCGTGTGTCATGTTTCATTTTGCCTTTCTTTCCATCTGTTTGTGATCCACCTCAATTGTTGTTGCCTCTGTTTCACTATCATGGTGTTCATGACTAGCATTTGCCGTCTCTGTTCCTTTCCTTTGTAGATTTGTCTAGTCTTTATGTTGAGTTCCAGtttattaaaaccttttttgtaaGTTTATTAGTCACATGATCTGTTTCTTCCCTGTGCTTGTTTTCTGGGCACCCATCTACAGCTGCAGGTTAGTATACAAATGCTCAACACTCAATTATGataataaatgcagtttttatcccttgtgctatcttagatgacgcCACCCTTAAATGaccatgttattcctaccaagacaaaggtggattaatgtgggaagatttcatgtaatccatggacaccagtgaggttcacaaatcattgaagaaaaaaggttcagcgcactgtctagtgggtctagatgacccaactcccaacgttaaagtgcctaggatatccAAAGGGTTACATGCTTTAAAGCAGTGGTTTCTTAACCATGGTGCCGCGGCCCAGTCCTGGTCCGTGAGCGCCAACTAGTGGGCCGCAAAAATAGATCTCTTCTGAATATGTGGGCCGCGAGGGCCGCGGGACCTGAATGCAGCCTCCCACTACTTGGTGGCAGTGATGCGTCTGTCAAGTGTTGTAGTATGCGCCACTATGCAATGTAGctgagtcaaaaaaaaaaatattatgtgtccgaattcccaccctaacccctgaCTACTAAAAAGCTATATAGTGTGGGACCATGTAGTGccttggattttaaaagcaattcggacaccatgctcacgactttttttgttttttttacagtaaatattaataagaggtggcgcagtggttattgctcttgcctcactgccagaaggccctggttcaagtgATGGgcgggggacctgaaccagaacatcaatcggggatgttctggttcctcccaccatccaaaaacatgcttcataggttattggttcatctaaattgtccctaggagTGAATGTGAGATTGCGTAGGtttgtgattgtggacactctaccctgagacagactggcgatctgtgaagggtgccccctgcctttggCCAccagtggccaggataggctctagcagccctgtgaccccaaaagggaataaacggaagaacaTGAATAAgataacaatttgaataagaaaacaaaacgtATGTATGGCCATGTCTGTTACTTTAGGTCATTAGTATGAAGTGCTGTAATATTTAGATCCATCTCACAATGATGAGTAAAGAGAATTTCAACGTTCTAGATTTAAACTCAAACTACTAGATTCAGAGTCCCAAGTTAGTCCCAAGTGCTAACCATTACACCATAGAACCCTTTGAACAACGCAATTTTTACTGGTTTtgatgagaaaaactgtaattatgTAGAATATACTGTGAACAagataaagatttatttaataaaagaaatatcatatgtaaaaaataataggGAGTATTTTGTACACTAACAGTGAATTGCATCAAAAAGAATTTCGTTATTAGAGGCCAGAAAACTTAAGTTACGTATGACAATCCTCTCTACCACCAATGGGGACACAGTTGaatgccttctccaaatcctcAAAGACTGGATGAGCAACTCtcacaaaccctccagcaccctacaGGGGTATAAAGCTGGTTCACTGTTCCACAGACAGGATGGAAACCACACTTTTGTTCCTGGATCTGGATCTTCGACTACATGACAAACTCTACTCTCTTAGTACGCTTGCATAGACTTTCCCATTGAGGCATAGGAGTGTGATTCCCTGGTAGTAGGGACTCACCCACTGGTGCCCCCTCTTGAAGAGGGGAACCACCGGCCCTGTCTGCCAGGCCAGTAGTACTTTTCCCCACTGCCATGCAATGCTGTAAAGGCGTGTCAACCAAGACAGTCCCAGAGCCTGCAGAGTTTTGAAGCACTTGAGGACTTCATCCACTCCCAGTTCCTTGCCACAGAGGAGCTAGTCGACTACCTTGGTGACTTCAGCTTGGGTGATCTTGTCTCCTTAATTCATTAGAGATTCTGGTACGGTGGGTTGGGGAAGGCTAGGCAGACACTTCCAGGTGAGTAGAAGTGAAGATGAATTGGAGAGACCAGTTAGCCATGAAAAATCTAACAGTCTATTGTAAAATCTGAAGTAAAGCCAGCAAACAATGGAAAGATAAAGGTGACTTTAGATgtaacaatttcaataaagaatttCGGAACCACTCAAAGTCTGTCTTGTCACCTAGGACCTGTTTGCTTTGGGAGACCCTGACAAGAGGGGGAACACAATACAGCACAGCTTCTAGAATCACTCAAGCcctcaaacccctccaccacggtAAGGTGGCAGTTCAcggaggggatttttttttcaaacaataattgtagtcaatacaataaaaacaataatacagatttatcaaactcaattcagaaatgatgaaatgcttagatgaaaaataaaagaaacagcgatacttaagtcacattttcttaattaaatatagtgatcattaactaaagtcaagtaaagCTTGATTTCTTGCttaaaaaggagtgggaagaagcaagtttatataatcccacacCTACTGAGTTAGATCATTTTATAGTATTgcacagtttttgtaatccggttctgatcagataaattcttttcaagtaacaaaatgtattttttaagtgtGTATGTGTACGTGCATGTTTGTGCTTTGCCTTCTTTGCTTTAGCAGCTTGACTTATTTCCAATAGTTTATCTGTAAGTGTCACAACTTTCTGTCCACACTTATCCTAAACTTGAACTCTCTGTCCATAGTTATGTTTTTGTCACAGAGCTTTATCTTAAGTGTGCAATCATCCATGgcctaaagtttttttctcttctagATGTGCATCTTTCTCAATcaggtgtattttttttcaagtcagctatcttttttttctatatcaaGTCCATTTTCATTTGATGTCTTGTTGTCATTGGCAGTCAAATGTACATGATGACTCTGGCTTTCATCAACCCacccattttcttaacccgctatgTCTTTTTGGAGGTTTGACGAtgccggagcctgtcccagctactgttgagcaAAGGAACGTTCATTTATCCAgacttgggaccagcacaagagagcactggattttgttcccttgtggttgcattacaTGCATTCAGTCATTCACatcatttaattacatctgttACATCTAACACACGTAATTTTGCTTTCCCATCTATTAATGTCCTTCATCTATGCATTCTTTTGTTCAAACATtgataatgttaaaaaattcTTAATGACAATTTTGAGTCACCAATAATACATAAACGACATATTAAGCAGAAACATTGATAAATAatgagcaccaggagaaaaacCCAATAACCATACACCTACAAAAAGGGTTTTAGTTCTTTGtctcataaaaataaacataaatattgaTAAATGTTGACAAAGGTTTTTAAGGGCGAACCTGAGCAtcaggagaaaacccaagcaGATTAatcatagattaaaaaaataaaataaataactactACCGAAATTTCAATTTTGAGTCACCAATAATACATAAACAATGTCTTAAGCAGAAACATTGATGAATAATGAGGAGGTTTTTTTAGGGGaaacctgagcaccaggagaaaacccaagcaGATTAAACATAGattaaaaaagcacatttgctattttttattttttatttttttttctaacttgtcctgtccaacagccgggcaaacagatgagagctgaagacctcttttgttggacatattttattttaactacaggggttatgaatcttctgacaaaccagaggaaTGTCTGAATAAACACCTTTTGTAAtatgaggccaaactttattcattttaaacaacatcttttgtgttggaccggacggaaaaggaaaggagggaagaagagagagggatattagagatgggggataggagggtgattgtAGAAGGGGGCATAAAGCAGGatatgaagcagcataaagcaacaagtttttGGATGTTTATCttacggtcaggttcagatgtgacacaaatctagaaggggcggggcctgtccacacacacactcaaatgatacaaacatacctgttggctccaaaaatgtccacatgtcaacatgtacacaatacaaatactgttcccacatgcatacttatgcattcaaaccaactagtgtgaaacatttcattcaagcacgcaaactatttgtgcaaaggtgagctaacacctgtgctcaagtgagtgtttatgtccttctaaaatggatgatggaatgtaaaaagaaggaagctttttatttttgacagcaaGCCTATCACGCTTAACCGTGTGATCCCTTAGGGCCGCaaattttttctcctttaattcAGAAAGATAAGCGTCTTTGTCCATCAGCTAATTTTTTCAAATCgcttatctctttttttaagtcttgtACATTTTCATCTGATGCCTTGTACTCACTGGCAGCCAAATTTGCAGCCAAATTTGCTTGATTATTCTGGGTTCCGTTATCTTGTATTTCCAGTTGAGGATTTAGATTGGCTGACTGAGGATCAGAGCTATCAGAACGGGTGGATTGTTTGGCAATTTCCCTTAGTTCAACTTCCCTGGGAATGAAGGGGAATGCAGGGTCGAAGAGTTTACTGTTGTCCTTCTGTTCCAGGGAAGGGGCTGGTGGATCTTGGGTACTAGTATTTTTTTCCGGGAGGGGGATGCAGGTTTGGGGAGGACATTGCCATTTTTTGGGTCCCCAGTTAGGATTCATGTGCGGGCAGGGGGTGGTGGATATGGGGGGTTCCTTCTCTGGGGTGGGGGAACAGGTTTGAAGGGGACATGGTAGTTTTGGTGTTCCCGATTGGGGTTTCTTTAGTAAGGGGGTAGTGGTTGATGTGGGTGGTTTGTTCCCAGAGGTGTGGGAACACGATTGAAGGGGACTTGGGGGTTTTTGTGTCCCCAATTTGCATTTCTTTGGGGATATTAtgaattttttcatattttacattttttaatacttaatatttcacattttcctaaGTTAAGATGTAAACTGGAAGCATTTGAAAAGGAATAAATTGTGCTTATAGTAAGGTCAATTCTTTTAAGAATAATGTAGTATCATCTGCTAATTgtgttattttgatttctttctgaAATATAGATAAAACTAATAAGTTTGGACAATTTTTAATTCTTATGGAAAGTAGTTCtgcaacaattaaaaagaaaaatggagaaatTGGGCATCCTTGGCGTACTGATCTATTTATGGTGAGTCTTTGGGATGTATTAGGATAAAGAAGAATGGAGTTGCTAATgtctttataaaacattttagcaATAGACATGAAATTTTCCACAAAACCAAATAACTTCAATGCATTATAGAGAAATGGATGTTCTACAGTGTCAAAAGCTTTGTAAGTTTAATTTTTGTCATCAGTTGTCGCTTGCATTATCCGTCACTTCCGGTAAGGCATGATGGCGTTTTCCTTGACAGGTCCAGCACATTGATTTCGACTGAAGGTTAGCATTTTATCTACATCTTTTTACTCCTCTGTGAATGATGACTGGAACCGTTCGTGACCAAGATCCTACGATAAACCCACCGGTTTAGCTAATTTCAGTCCCGACAGCCGCTTTTTGGGCTCAGTGTTGCAAAGGTTTACCGGGCGCTACAGCTAACTGTTAGCTAAATGTTTACGCAAGGTTACAGGACTCGACTGCACGAGCATCCTTTAAAAATAGCtttaatttaaagaagaaaatgatctACTGTTGTCTTTCAGATCATGGCTCTTCACAGACTGTCTCTCAGGCTTCGGCCAACGGTAACAGTCATGCTAACCTGAAGTTCACTGAACAACTGCAGCACAACTCAGAGAGACAGtagattttctgtatttttcttctTACTTAGTTTGTTTAGTGTTGTACTTTTGCGTCACAGGTTGCACATGTAAGGTCCATCCATACCAGCAGATACGGACGGCAGCAAGAGGCTGCAGCTGTGGATTCAGAATCTGAACCCATATCAGTCTTCAGAACTCAGGAAAATGACCCGGTAACAGAAACCAGCTTTGGTTTTGTCGTGCTGCAGCAGAAATAAGTGTGCTACATTAATGTTAGTGCTTACAGTGTCATGCATTTGTGAATTAGCTGCTACTGTTAACTGCCAGATATGACCAAATACcaactttatttgatttgaaatcaaATAACAGAGTTGGTTTTATGAAGTTATGGTCCAAATAAAGAATCCAAATTCAAAATTAGGATGAGGTATAACTGTCAGAACATAATTCAGTTTCAAATCACAAATTCATgaatatatttgatttttgtatttatttatttatttttttatttttttattttcattttaaacatttattaagcAATGAAAGGATTATTCCCTTAAgatgacatcttttttttcaaggGGTTCCTCCTTTTAAATctataacaaaagaaaagatgacaACGTAGAGttaggtaaaaaacaaacataaaaaagaatataGATGAAAGGAAATTCAAGTTATGATACAGGTTAAGTATAAAACCAACACCAACATGGAAAAGCACATAACTTTGACCCCTCAACCcaatacacttttttaaaacatagagaacaactgatttttaaatatgattagaaggaaaaggaagagaaaaaaattgtgataTGACAAAAATGTGTATTCAATATCACTTCAATTATCTACATTTCACTTCAAAACCAATTTGGTTTTCAGATAACTGAATAAAGAGACACAATTTCAAAAAGAAGACTAAGTATTACTCAAAAATGAACTACAAAGTTATTTCTTGACAACTTGAAAGCTAACTTTAAAGAAGAAGACTAGATTGATTTCTAAACCCATTACTAATCAAAGCTTTCCCTGAAGCTGTGTGGGCATCCAAGTCTTAGACAATATGTTATTTTTCCCCTGAAACACATGAATCTTATCAGCGTCCTGCCTGCCTGTCTATTTTATTCAACTGAAATATtgaaaagctttgtttttctaataaacTTTGATGTTATTTTGGTCTCATAATCTtaccttttgtgtttgttttttcaggccagccagtcagaaaaacaaattggaCAGTTTTATACTTTGCCTGCTGAGCACATCCGCCTTTTGTTTCCTCATGGCCTCCCCAAACGTTATCAACAACAGGCAGGTTAAGTTTGAACCTAAAAGTGAAGTAATTTAGAAACCATGACGGCATCCACTGCTAACTTGAAAGATTTGTGTAACAAGTGCAGATATAAGTTGTTTTCTTATGATTTTAGGTGAAAACTTTCAACGAGGCCTGCATGATGGTCAGGCAGCCCGCTCTGGAGGCCATCTCTTACCTAAAGAAAGCAGACTACAGCAAACCTGCTTTAAGATACTTATTCTGTATCCTTAAATCACACAGTCACTGACAGAAAAGTTCTACTAACCCTTAAAAAAGGCACATATTGTCCTTATAGAAATGTCAAGATGGTGTTAAGGGAAGTGGCAAAACGATGTCTCTTTGTCACTCGGTCCACTTCTGCTACACACAGGGCTGGGTGGTGCTGCACATTCCTGACGGTGAGGCAGACCCAGTCATGCATGCCTGAAGTTTGACCCATAAAATGACGACGACAAGTCATTTTTTCCATGTCTGCTTTATGCAGCCCACCTGTGGGTGAAGAACTGTAAGGAGCTGATGCCGTCATCCTATAAGTCCTCACGCTTTGATCAGCCGTTGCAGGCGACATCGTGGTTGCGCAACTTCAAAATCACCAATGAACCTTTTCTTTCTAAGGTAACAACCTTTAATGTCATTATAAATGCTGAgtcataatatttttttttagattttcccaaataccttttttttgtatataaacTGCTGATACAAGATTTTCTTCAAGAACAGCACAGCAAAGGTTGAAATGATTACTTTGTAAAACTCCACATTATTATTACAAAATCAATGATTGATTTATTCAGTCATTGATTTTAACTaagtttttctaataaaatgtcattttggtttgacataatttaattttaaaaggaaatattaGTCTAAATTTAGCCCAACACTGAAAATTGTGCACCTGTAGTATTTGTCTGAATTTCTACAATTTTTAGTTTACATCCACGTTTACATCCAAGCACCTACATTTACTTTCAATCATGACATTAGTTCCAGCTAATTAAGTTGAGAGCAGTGAACCAAATCATGGATTTTGACATCTCCTCCCTCAAGATATGATAAAATTGATATGAAAGTGTCATTttgtattgtgttttttgtttgtaggGATGAAATGTTTCAACCCTAGAACACTTGCGCTAAAAAAAGTTACACCATCACTTTTGCTGGGGAATTTTTACCTGATATAATTTACCCAACATGAGgacttgtcataaaaaatagatcaaaacatgacatcAAATGATAAATTGGaggggttttcttttattttcaactgtggttgaaaacataggaagttcctaaaaacacGCTCTAAATTCCTGAAAAACtaggaatttgagaacaaaatattcctaaaaagtaataaaacgaTACTAGAAACTTAATCTTTgtccacccattcctgggacCTGTGAGACTTACCTGGTGAAGGCACAGACTTCTTGACACGCGGCATGttgaaattcatgtaaatagttttgTGCGGGTAAAAATCACCCGGCGATAGTGTTCTAGGGTAAAACTATTTCTGAAAGTGTTTTTGAAGATTGTGTTCTTTTTAGATAAAAATTAAGCAGCGCTACGTGTGGACAAAGAGGGAAAGCACAGAAGAGGGGCGTCCACTTGGGGAACTTGTGGATCAAGTAGGTGCAAAAATGTTCACCAACTTTCCCCATTTAACTAAAGCGTTTGggcatgtttgtttgtctttgtcttgtcGTGTGTTAACGTTataatgtcaaatgtttcattttggtGTCTGTTATGAGTGGTGTTGAGTGGGGGATTGGTTTCCTATAAGCTTAAGCGGTTTCCAATCCCCTTTCAAATCTAATTTTCAAAGTCTtgcattgatttattttatgtaattgttgttttgatttgaaataaaacatatttgaatTTGAACTTCACGATTTGTGTCACAGCAAAGCTAAAGAAAACTTTTGGAATTATGGGAATTCTCAAATGTCTAACAGTTGAATGTTGGAATATATCAATTCAAGTGTTTGGTGGCTACATTTTTAATCAGGGCACAAGTAAGCTCCTCTTTTCCTAATTTAAACTTTGTTTCCTGAATCTAATTCTcaattttcctgatttttttttttttgtttgtttttgttatgttCCCGACACTGCTGTTGGATTTCCCTTTCATAATTGACAGTGATCCCCctgctggtgtttgttttgctgcaggGCACATCCCGTGTGAAGAGCAGCAGTGATGTGGTAGCAGCCGTGATGAAGGAGCTTAGGCTGCAAAGCGGGCATCCCGAGAGCAACTTCCGATTGGCTGTGGCAGTGGATGGTGTCAATGCCCTTTGGGGAAAGTCTACTATTAAGAAGGAGGATAAGAGCGCTGTGAGAAAACACATTCTCAGTGCTGTTGTGCATCGAACACAGTGTTTTTTGTTAAGATAAAAAGTCTGATGTTATATATTTATTCTCCCTAATATCAGGTGGATCCAGAAGAACTCACACTGGTCTATAACCTGAGgaagttgttaaaaaatgacTGGGTTAGTAGAACACAGCTTCAAAAAGTTgcttaaagccccactctgatcatcttttttgctttttcaaagtgttcctggtggtcttttaattatgatatcCATTTTTGGGCTAAATCTcaaaacctttgttgtttttttagaacatagtttctgcagagcggcagcgacagccccaacttaacattaacggtgcaacaaaaatggtgaaaattATTGGAGATATCTtccttacagttttgagccagataccagcacAGAAGAGGAAAACGGAGACGGACATGGATTGATTTGTCTAcaaggggatgcatcagaatggagtggagcagggagcctttGGCCTGCCCTGTGTCTTTTCTACATAACAtatatgctctttttcaaacagctttttttgtttgcttgctcCAGAttgacaacaattaaaaaaaaaacctcagcaaagcaattttaagcttaatattcgttatatatgtcttccattatcagaaaaatgccacaggaacatgttgaaaaaacacaatgtcCATgatagtgggtctttaagagtactttttttgtgtgtgtgttttttgttaatttttctgTCCTTTCACGCAGATTGGAGGGGCCATCATCACCACTCTGTCTCAGACGGGGTCTCTTTACACTCCAAAGTCTGCTTACTTACCTCAGGAGCTCCTGGGAGAGGTTAGATCATATTTACCTTTAAAGCCCAACAGTTTGTCtgcttttaaaaatcctttattGCTTCTAAAGCATAATTCTTTTTTACCTGCAGTCAGAAAATTAAAGATCAAATACTCTTTGTTGTTTGAGAGCAAAACCATGTCAATAATcataaacattctttttttctctccagtatttgtttcttttgtaagaGATTGTTTTCATTAAGTAAGGAGTTGTGCTTCCTGCAC encodes the following:
- the dap3 gene encoding 28S ribosomal protein S29, mitochondrial, whose amino-acid sequence is MALHRLSLRLRPTVAHVRSIHTSRYGRQQEAAAVDSESEPISVFRTQENDPASQSEKQIGQFYTLPAEHIRLLFPHGLPKRYQQQVKTFNEACMMVRQPALEAISYLKKADYSKPALRYLFYGVKGSGKTMSLCHSVHFCYTQGWVVLHIPDAHLWVKNCKELMPSSYKSSRFDQPLQATSWLRNFKITNEPFLSKIKIKQRYVWTKRESTEEGRPLGELVDQGTSRVKSSSDVVAAVMKELRLQSGHPESNFRLAVAVDGVNALWGKSTIKKEDKSAVDPEELTLVYNLRKLLKNDWIGGAIITTLSQTGSLYTPKSAYLPQELLGERGFDSMDPFIPLSVPNYSEKEFESCYLYYTERNWLQHPQSRTEEGKKELIFLSNRNPTMFDRLCGFL